A region from the Drosophila mauritiana strain mau12 chromosome 2L, ASM438214v1, whole genome shotgun sequence genome encodes:
- the LOC117150993 gene encoding kunitz-type serine protease inhibitor homolog beta-bungarotoxin BF B2 chain produces the protein MPNLMRSISPQCIELQFSVICEQLKVTLHSFEMKLLYMVLLIGTLSAICLGQKEPICRSDPSVVGNCGHKIKGYTYEGRKNSCKKFRAKACKVTGNFFRCRDACNAKCKDNGKPAQSGVFEFFNRTVSQFLQMILSLMSWAGF, from the exons atgCCAAATCTAATGAGGTCTATATCCCCACAATGCATTGAGTTACAGTTTTCAGTCATTTGTGAGCAACTGAAAGTAACACTACATAGCTTCGAAATGAAATTACTTTATATGGTTCTCTTAATAGGTACCTTGAGTGCCATTTGTCTTGGCCAAAAGGAAC CCATCTGCAGATCTGATCCGAGTGTTGTAGGAAATTGTGGGCATAAAATTAAAGGGTATACCTATGAAGGCCGGAAAAATAGTTGCAAGAAGTTCCGGGCGAAGGCATGTAAGGTAACTGGAAACTTTTTCCGTTGCAGGGATGCGTGCAATGCGAAGTGCAAGGACAACGGGAAGCCTGCTCAAAGCGGAGTCTTCGAATTCTTCAATCGAACTGTGTCGCAGTTTCTGCAGATGATCTTAAGCCTAATGAGTTGGGCCGGATTTTGA
- the LOC117150995 gene encoding LOW QUALITY PROTEIN: kunitz-type serine protease inhibitor homolog beta-bungarotoxin B3 chain (The sequence of the model RefSeq protein was modified relative to this genomic sequence to represent the inferred CDS: substituted 1 base at 1 genomic stop codon), translating into METKFVVITFLISYVLSQSNADCVNKPIVDGNCDQIIKGFTFANEESQCKMFRTKGCTVGGNYFRSREECELKCKGYINXPLSGFESFGIGNWEESVIDDYWVNGSQESEVESISNRGSKKPTLRQNI; encoded by the exons ATGGAGACGAAGTTCGTGGTCATAACTTTTCTAATAAGCTACGTACTATCCCAATCGAATG CCGATTGTGTCAATAAACCAATTGTGGATGGTAATTGCGACCAGATAATCAAAGGATTTACTTTTGCAAACGAAGAGAGCCAATGCAAAATGTTTAGAACAAAGGGTTGCACAGTGGGCGGAAATTACTTCCGTTCCAGAGAAGAGTGCGAGCTCAAATGCAAAGGATATATAAATTGACCACTGTCTGGTTTCGAAAGCTTCGGAATCGGAAATTGGGAAGAAAGTGTAATCGATGACTACTGGGTGAATGGTTCGCAAGAAAGCGAAGTCGAAAGCATCTCGAATAGAGGATCGAAAAAACCAACTCTTAGGCAGAATATCTAG
- the LOC117150997 gene encoding uncharacterized protein LOC117150997, producing the protein MKFVILLSLMCIGIGYAQKQSEVKCFMDAIPMGECGSRIIGYTYSSVRTRCVNYETIGCEVIGNFFTDRKVCEAKCKPPISFRNNPFSYYVERAYEQARDTLSSILTLPR; encoded by the exons ATGAAGTTCGTGATATTGCTATCCTTGATGTGCATCGGAATTGGTTATGCCCAAAAACAGTCGGAAG TCAAATGCTTCATGGACGCCATTCCTATGGGGGAATGTGGTAGTCGGATTATAGGGTATACCTATTCGAGTGTGAGAACCCGTTGCGTAAACTATGAGACCATAGGTTGCGAGGTCATCGGAAATTTCTTCACCGACAGGAAAGTGTGTGAGGCCAAATGCAAGCCCCCTATCAGTTTTAGAAACAATCCATTCAGTTATTACGTTGAAAGAGCCTATGAACAGGCCCGCGATACTTTAAGTAGCATCTTGACTCTACCTAGGTAA
- the LOC117151001 gene encoding kunitz-type serine protease inhibitor C6, producing the protein MQSFAILFTIFSFLAFVQGQKDPMCRNKPFAVGKCKQIITGYTFTPEKNGCSRYSAEGCRVTGNFFNTRQQCVEKCWDEYQDLVEFQKNLLNLLAEIPEE; encoded by the exons ATGCAATCTTTTGCCATATTATTTaccatattttcatttcttgCCTTTGTTCAAGGGCAAAAAGATC CAATGTGCAGGAATAAACCTTTTGCAGTTGGAAAATGTAAGCAAATTATTACAGGATACACGTTTACACCGGAAAAAAACGGATGTTCGAGATACTCTGCCGAAGGCTGTCGAGTTACTGGTAACTTTTTTAACACACGACAGCAATGcgtggaaaaatgctgggacGAATATCAAGACCTCGTCGAGTTTCAGAAAAACCTATTAAATTTACTTGCCGAAATTCCTGaagaataa